In Serinus canaria isolate serCan28SL12 chromosome 4, serCan2020, whole genome shotgun sequence, the sequence TTTATTTCTCTGATTAGGTTGGtactgatttattttgtgtgttcttACTTTCTCATATATGTTTCTATAGCCTGGTATTCCTTCTTTCTTTATAAGATGGAAAGACAGAATTTTGTGTGATTgacttgtaaaataaaaactggcaagaacagtaaaagaaagaagtgatatattatgtatttttactgcatataactataaatattttagatgtAATTAAGCTCAGAGATTAGTTACTAATATTGAGATGCTTATGTACAATTTGTCatgtttattgtattttatgAATGTTAAAGCAATGCAAAGTTaatcagaaaagagaaagcgATTGGAATTGTTCATTGATAATAGATAAAGTTGGTCGCTTTTTGAATATATCTATTTTTGTGCAAAACAatgttgcttttaaataaaagtatttatttagaGATATTATTAGACATAACtcttctgcagaaataaatgcagaaaaaattcaTGGGTTAAAAAACCACTGTTTGCTTACTATGAAATCACATATTTTTTAAGCCTTGCTTGCTTAGCTTTCAGTTGAAGACTCAAGTCATGTCGAAATGATTGTAATCTGCAGTgttctttttgcctttgcagATAGAATGATGCGAAACGCTATTCTTTGGTGGAGCAGCTTATGTGTCAGACTGATGTTTGTCTTCTGGCCATGTGCATCAACTGGAAAGCAATGTCATATCCAAAATGAAATGGCTGACTGCAGTCACCTAAAGCTGACTCAAATTCCCTCTGATCTTCCAAACAATATAACGAGTTTGGACATTTCTCATAATCAGCTAAAACAGCTAGGTCCTGCAAATTTGACCAAGTACAGCCAGTTGGTTTTCTTGAATGCAGGCTACAACAGCATCTCTAAACTGCAACCAGAATTGTGCCAAAATGTGCCCCTGTTGCAGATTCTGAAGTTAGAACATAATGAATTGTATAAGCTCCCTGACAGAGTCTTTGCTTCCTGCACCAACCTGACTGAGCTCAGTCTAGGATACAACAGactaaatataaaaaatcaTCCTTTCAAAGCCCTGAAGGTAAGAGTTAGAAATACACCTTTTCATGTAAAGTATAAATGGGAAATTTACTGTATTGTCCAGTGTTATGCAGAACTTCCTTGATATCTCAAAATACCCAACATATAATCTTTCACTGATTTTTGCTGCAGAAGAGGCCTTGTGGCTTCTTCTGTTATAGCATGTTGGAGTCTCAGTCATCTTTGTGAGTCAATGCTCTCCATTCCTTTTTCCGTATTGCATCCCTTTGAAGCATCTCTCCCATGCAGGATGTGTGCTGAGCCAAtagcagcagcagatgagaaTAGCAAAGTGGATGCTGTGGAATCTGAGCTGCCTGGGTAGCTGGTAACCTCAATTCTCAAGGTTGAGGTTTAAGTATTCAAACCAGGAAGGCCATTGTTTAGGCTGAATGTAGTGTCTCTCAGGACTTTAAGAACTGAGAAagagtaaaaatgtttttattgtaCCTTTACTTTCTCTGGTAGTTTACATGTGGTTAAATATTCTTGTCTGTAGCAGAGATTGGGGGACCACCACAGAAAGCAGGGAAGGACTATTTCACTATCTTTGCACCAGGCAGGACTCATGCAAAGGGAAGAGCCTAAggacaaaaaaaagtaaagtaagGACAATGTGTAGGTACTAATTGTCACTCAGTGTTCCAATGAGTGTGCATGTGGTTTTGAGTCAGTCTGAACTTTCCTGCTAAACTCAGTATTCCAGCACAATTGCATGAGGTGTACTTGCTTGCATTGTAGGACTGCTGGCACAACTAAATACAAGCGAGTGCAACCAGCTTCCATGTTGGGAACTTCACCTTCCTCATTCCATTACGGGGCTGGACCACGCTGAAAATGTATTAAACATTGCACGGAATGCAATGTTTAATACTGCAGTAGTTGTAACTGCAGCCAGCTGTAGACTTTTGCATTTATCACTTTATCTGAGGCAGGATCAGATGAATCAGTGAATCAAGGAACTAAATCTACTTTGGTTTGCAGTAGATACATTAGCAGGTTAATACCATTAATACCATGAAAGTTACTGGtgtgaaaaattcagaataCTTCTTCCAGTAGGAGCTTGAAGCTGCCATTTCTGtattatacatttattttaagtgtAGTATTGCAACTAATTTCTAATCAGTTATACTCTAATGAAATATTCCcaattttttctgtgtattacataaaatcaaaatttaaaaaaaaattgtacttttttttcttgcatcttCTCTCCAGAACTTGAAAATTTTGGACCTATCTCATAATTCTTTGAAGTCAGCCAATTTAGGATTGGAGCAACAGTTGGAGAAACTTCATGTACTCATGTTGGAGAGCAATCAAATCACTGAGTTGAAAAAGGAAGACTTCAGTTTTCTTAGCAACACCTCATTGAATAGTCTTGATTTGTCATCAAATCCACTAAAAGAGGTAGGAAGCATTTCAACAGAAATTTAACAGGTGTAAGTATAAAATGGAACTATCCTTTATGGTTGTATGGCATTTACATTACAGTTCTGATCCACTGAGGTCCAAAACCCATTCTATTTTATACAGCATTCCTCCTGACCTCCAGCAGTGATTTACAGAATTACTGTTTTGCCACTGAAATCAGCAAAGGCTGGTTTCATGTAGATCAGAGGTCTCAAGCCAGACCTAAATTGAGATGCTCTTAGAATCCTTACCAGCTATTTTCTGTGCAAAACTTTTTTTGCATGTGCTGAAGGTGAAGGCCCGACACACTTTCTAAGTGGGTAAAAAGTGTGGTACTGTGCAAGTCTGATTATACAATCTAGGTTTCACTTCCCAATTAATCAAAGAGAGTGTTCAACTTGTGGCTGTGAGAACATCAGAGAAATAATCATTTCAGAAACATATACCcgctcctttaaaaaaaccccacgtGTGCTTTGTCTTCCATCTGTGCTATCTGATctgcttttcagtgttttgattCTTTGAAGAGTGATGGTTAAGTGTGGCAATTCTAAACTGGTTGCCCCTCAGCACATGAATACTGAATTTCCTTGgttcatttgggttttgtttgtttcttttgctttgtttcccagTTGATTAATCTCTAAAAAATAGGTACCTTGAACCTACAAGAATATTTTAAGGTGGTATAATTTTGTATCTCTGCTAAGAGTGAATCCCACCATCCTCATTTACTTGGCCTCTTCATCCCTCCCTCTTCCTGATACCAGCTTTTATGAGGCTAGGTGCTGGACCACTGGGGAAACTCTACAGGTGTTTTGGCTTGGTTAGCTTGTAGGCACACTCATTCCCTACCTGGTTCATTGTGTGACTGCAAGTGGGGCTATTCTGGCACAAGGATGGTAAATGGCACTACTCCTTTCTTGGGCGCTGCTACTTTGTGCCACTTTCAGCTACTCTGGTTTTGCAGTACTGCTATTTAAAAAGCAGCCTTATGCATTTGAATCATTCTGAAAAAGGGAGTATTTAATGCCTCAGCTGATAGCTTAATCAAGATGAGGGGCCAGCACTATGATAAAAACTTGCGATCCATACTGTGAAACCAAGTGTATAGCATTAGATTTCATAGTAGCTTCGGCTTGCACAGAGAAACTGGGTTTCTTGTCTGTCTGCAGACCTAAAAACTAGTAAATTAGTATACCTAGCAGATACCAATAAAAGGAAACTGAAGAAAGATATCAAAAATTTTAGGATACTTCCAGAGAAGGAGTTTTGGTTGTTGGATACAAACTTGCATCTCACTAAgccattttctgtcttcttctaAAATAATACTACTCAGATTTATGATAATCATGTTATAAATGGTAGAACTGTTGTCACAAGAGGTGTAAACTCCAAAAAGTGTTTGTCTGAACTTGGCTATTGAGCAGTCTGAGTTTAGGAGTTCTATTCTTCTTGGAAATCACGTTTGAAAGCCTTTCCAAGTTTTCGTTTTATTGGACAACTTTCTTACATAATCCCCTTGTTTAGctcaagactttttttttcttgtcctttcaGTTTCATCCAGGATGTTTCCATACAATTGGAAATTTGTGTGGCCTCATACTGAACAATGTTGAACTTGGTGAAAATCGCACAAAGAAACTTTGTACAGAATTATCAAACACAGCAATTCGAAACCTCTCACTGAGCCATGTGAAACTTTCCTACATTGGCAAGTCAACTTTCCAGGGACTGCAAGGAACAAATCTTACCATTTTAAACCTTTCCCAAAATTCTCTCTCTGTCATAGAAAATGACTCATTTCAGTGGCTTTCAAGTTTACAGTACTTAAACCTGAAGTTTAATAATATTCGTGTATCTTCACGTTTATTTTATGGATTATCCAGCCTTAAATATTTGAATCTCATAAACTCACTTACTGGGAAaattgaagatttttcttttcattggcTATACCACCTGGAGTACCTTATAATGGATAATAACAATTTTCCAGGAATTACTGCTAATATGTTCACAGGTCTGAACAACCTGAAATATCTGAGTCTCTGCAACTGCAACATAAATTTACAAAGAATAactaataaaacattttcatcacTTGCTAATTCTAGCTTACAGGTTCTCAACCTCACAAAAACCAGAATCTCTACAATAGAAAGTGGGGCATTTTCTTCCCTGGGACACCTGAAAATTCTTGATCTTGGTCTCAATGAAATTAGTCAACAGCTTACAGGTCATGAGTTTAAAGGTCTCAATAATCTACAAGATATTTATCTTTCCTATAATAAAAACTTGACTTTGCAAAGTGAATCATTCATTTTTGTCCCAAGCCTTAGAAAACTGATGCTGAGGAAGGTAGGCTGCAGTAATCTGGCACTTTCTCCTTCACCTTTTCATCCTCTACGAAACCTCACTGTCCTGGACATCAGCAATAACAACATAGCAAACATAAAAGAAGACTTGTTTGATGGACTTGACAAACTTGACATCTTGGATTTGCAGCACAATAATTTAGCCCGGCTTTGGAAACATGCAAATCCAGATGGccctgttctttttttaaagggtCTTCCCAATTTGCaaattcttaatttaaaatcaaatggGCTTGATGAAATTCCGGTTCAGGTTTTCAAGGGTCTGTTTCAATTAAAACACTTGGATTTAGGCtcaaataatttgaattt encodes:
- the TLR3 gene encoding toll-like receptor 3, yielding MMRNAILWWSSLCVRLMFVFWPCASTGKQCHIQNEMADCSHLKLTQIPSDLPNNITSLDISHNQLKQLGPANLTKYSQLVFLNAGYNSISKLQPELCQNVPLLQILKLEHNELYKLPDRVFASCTNLTELSLGYNRLNIKNHPFKALKNLKILDLSHNSLKSANLGLEQQLEKLHVLMLESNQITELKKEDFSFLSNTSLNSLDLSSNPLKEFHPGCFHTIGNLCGLILNNVELGENRTKKLCTELSNTAIRNLSLSHVKLSYIGKSTFQGLQGTNLTILNLSQNSLSVIENDSFQWLSSLQYLNLKFNNIRVSSRLFYGLSSLKYLNLINSLTGKIEDFSFHWLYHLEYLIMDNNNFPGITANMFTGLNNLKYLSLCNCNINLQRITNKTFSSLANSSLQVLNLTKTRISTIESGAFSSLGHLKILDLGLNEISQQLTGHEFKGLNNLQDIYLSYNKNLTLQSESFIFVPSLRKLMLRKVGCSNLALSPSPFHPLRNLTVLDISNNNIANIKEDLFDGLDKLDILDLQHNNLARLWKHANPDGPVLFLKGLPNLQILNLKSNGLDEIPVQVFKGLFQLKHLDLGSNNLNLLPAALFDDQASLNSLNLQKNLITSVEEKVFGPPFRSLRRLEMDSNPFDCTCESIAWFADWLNETQADIPGLRSQYICNTPPKYHGSLVLYFDSSACKDSAPFKLLFVISSSIVMLFIFIVLTIHFEGWRIAFYWNILVNRMLGFKEFERQEEEYDYDAYVIHAREDKNWVSKNFMSLEKNNHFEIKFCLEERDFEAGVCVFEATINSIKMSRKIIFVVTEHLLQDPWCKNFKVYHALQQAIEQSRDSIILIFLDDIQDYKLYHALHLRRGMFRSRCILNWPAQKERVSAFHQQLVMALKSKSKVE